A stretch of Porites lutea chromosome 5, jaPorLute2.1, whole genome shotgun sequence DNA encodes these proteins:
- the LOC140938527 gene encoding uncharacterized protein, whose amino-acid sequence MSLTPRPIGLLLIDLQRAFVDGIWRMGLPDEEVEPIKKSFETCATLLGSGLRNVPILMTRCPFEGNDFELHDSLTSVVEKSQRYVIKPSTSVMHAHGFREWVETELLQQGINTLVIGGCTTISCVRVSAIRTQKHFASQGLHVVVDLNLCGARKRNYVKRCPSCLELYMKFGDIDSSYNRHCTCGCGGIEMISPVDKAVQCMQQENVDVKETFDWKPYLS is encoded by the coding sequence atgtCGTTGACGCCGAGACCCATAGGTCTGCTGCTTATTGATCTTCAACGTGCCTTTGTGGATGGAATTTGGAGAATGGGTTTACCGGACGAGGAAGTTGAACCCATCAAGAAAAGCTTTGAAACCTGTGCTACGCTGTTAGGGTCTGGTTTACGGAACGTACCGATTCTTATGACCCGGTGTCCTTTTGAAGGAAACGACTTTGAGCTTCACGACAGTTTGACTTCCGTAGTGGAAAAAAGTCAACGTTATGTTATCAAACCCAGCACCTCTGTGATGCATGCTCACGGATTCAGAGAGTGGGTGGAAACAGAATTGCTTCAACAGGGAATAAATACTTTGGTAATCGGAGGATGTACGACTATAAGCTGTGTGCGAGTCAGCGCAATCAGAACTCAGAAGCATTTTGCAAGCCAAGGTCTTCACGTTGTTGTGGATTTAAACTTATGTGGGGCTAGAAAACGTAATTACGTCAAAAGGTGCCCCAGTTGTCTTGAATTGTATATGAAGTTTGGTGACATTGATTCGTCATATAATCGGCATTGCACTTGTGGTTGTGGTGGCATTGAAATGATTTCTCCTGTTGACAAAGCTGTGCAGTGCATGCAACAGGAGAATGTTGATGTGAAAGAAACATTTGACTGGAAGCCATACCTATCATAA